Part of the Leptospira sp. WS92.C1 genome is shown below.
GAATGGAATCTTCCCGATTTCGAACGTCGATCTGATACGAAGAACGGTCCCCGTGAGCAGGAGCGGAATCCGCAGCCGCACGAAAGGGTCCGTAAAAATTACTCTTGAACTTTGTGGAATAACTCAGAATCGGAATTTTAGAAAAACCGTTCGTATCCAGAATGGAACGATGACTTGCCACCCTTCCGTCCATCATGTCGCTGGGAGCAATTCCATCCGCACCGGACTGAGCATAGATGAGAGCGATCTTAGAAAGATGTTTTACGGAAGAAGGATTGTCTATATTCCCGTCGGAATGCAGAAGTCCGCAATGACCGTGAGTCGTGAGCGAACACATACAGGTATCGATCCAAAGAAAGGATTCCGGAAATTTTTTCTTGAGGGAAGAAATGGAACGTTCGTAAAATGATTTCGGAATTTCCGTATTGGATTTGAGTTCGGGAACGAGAAAAAGAATAAAATGAGTCACTCCGGATTTCAGATCCGACTCCACTTGTTTGAAAACGGATTCTTCCGTATCTCTAAAAACTCCGGGAAGAGCTTCCATAGTCTCCCTTCCCTTCAAACCTTCGACGATAAAAAGTGGTTGTATTAGTTTTTTGTAATTGAGACTTTCCGAAGACGCCAAATCCCTTAGCGCTGAGTTAAGTCGAATTCTTCTTTGTTTGGTTTCCAATCTTTGTTCCTTTGAATTCTTTGAGTCCCAGACTTGCAAGCCAGGACTCATAGTGTATAAATATGGATAGGTTTGCGGATTCTCCCAGAACTTTTCGGATATGAGAGGAAGTAATTCCCGGCCCGCAGGAGTGAAATCGATCCCGGATCTGCGGGAATAAAGCCAAGGCCTTATCAAACTGAGACGCGCTCATCCAGAAAAAATGGGTTTTATCGGAAAGATCCGGATGATCTTCCAGCGGTTCCGTCTGATACGTCAATACACGTTCCAAACCGGATGCGATCTCGGTGGAACCTACATGTGTGCATTTTACAAAATCGATCGGTTTGTTAAAAAGAAATTCTTTCGGCAATTCCTCTTCGCCGAGCGCATCCAGACTTCCGTGGACCCAGATATCCCTTTCTGCGAGCTGATACCACGTTTTCAAACCGGAGGTCCAAACCAAACCTTCGTGAATCAAAGACGGATCCAGATTCGGATACGCGTTACCTCTGGTCACGAGCCAATCCTTATGGATCAATTCTTCCGGCAAGATGGTCCTCTCTTTTTTCCCATCCGCAGTCAAAACATAACCTTGTTGAGACGAAAGGGGAGTTCGTTTTTGTTTGATCGCTTCACCCGGAACCGGATAACACTGACCCACGGACTGAGCAGGACGAGCAGAAAAATCGAAAAACTGTTCCTCCACTTCCAGCGTCTGTCCAGAATCGGTAAGACCTTTCTGATAGAGGATTCT
Proteins encoded:
- the hemB gene encoding porphobilinogen synthase; this encodes METKQRRIRLNSALRDLASSESLNYKKLIQPLFIVEGLKGRETMEALPGVFRDTEESVFKQVESDLKSGVTHFILFLVPELKSNTEIPKSFYERSISSLKKKFPESFLWIDTCMCSLTTHGHCGLLHSDGNIDNPSSVKHLSKIALIYAQSGADGIAPSDMMDGRVASHRSILDTNGFSKIPILSYSTKFKSNFYGPFRAAADSAPAHGDRSSYQIDVRNREDSILSSIRDKEEGADFLMVKPGMTSIDLIGPIRERTGLPTGAYQVSGEYASIHYLAQSGFCDFDAAIREAWQVFSRASASYLITYAARRGKEILG